A genomic window from Punica granatum isolate Tunisia-2019 chromosome 2, ASM765513v2, whole genome shotgun sequence includes:
- the LOC116197267 gene encoding B3 domain-containing protein Os06g0194400-like isoform X2, with amino-acid sequence MAGAGSKRNYEELRRQRMEENKKRMEELNLSKLASALAASPKESTSVKESKPRGIRKQSEPSSAPARRSSRVANLPPRSYKEVLELDPSVRVRGHSRRDLSDRIYASDEIRQYAVDRAGQLETRLGATFPSFVKPMLQSHVTGGFWLGLPNKFCKKHLPHRDETVTLVDENGTEHPTKYLAEKNGLSGGWRGFAIDHELVDGDALVFRLIKPTVFKLFVFLSSGDSVCSSQYTMYTLSGHMYLTRNKNLKKMLRKDQMSPTWTEVPNESEQAKRSKTPGEEGKGSFCRLRLM; translated from the exons atGGCGGGGGCGGGATCGAAGCGGAACTACGAGGAACTCCGGCGGCAGAGGATGGAGGAGAACAAGAAGCGGATGGAGGAGCTCAACCTCTCCAAGCTCGCCTCTGCTCTTGCCGCAAGCCCCAAGGAGTCAACTTCG GTGAAAGAGAGCAAGCCACGCGGAATCCGCAAGCAATCGGAGCCGTCCTCTGCACCTGCAAGGAGGTCGAGCCGCGTAGCTAACTTGCCCCCTCGAAGTTACAAGGAA GTCCTTGAACTCGACCCTTCAGTGAGAGTGAG GGGCCACTCGAGGAGGGATTTGTCGGATAGAATATATGCTTCTGATGAGATCAGGCAGTATGCCGTTGACAGAGCAGGTCAACTTGAAACCCGGTTAGGAGCCACATTCCCAAGTTTTGTGAAGCCTATGCTTCAATCTCACGTGACCGGAGGATTTTGGCTG GGTCTTCCAAATAAATTCTGCAAGAAACATCTTCCCCATCGTGATGAAACAGTAACTTTAGTAGACGAGAATGGAACAGAGCATCCAACAAAGTACCTCGCAGAGAAAAATGGCCTCAGTGGTGGGTGGAGAGGATTCGCCATCGACCATGAACTGGTTGATGGAGATGCTTTGGTGTTTCGGCTAATCAAGCCTACAGTGTTCAAG CTGTTCGTGTTTCTGTCCAGTGGGGATTCTGTGTGTTCATCACAGTATACAAT GTATACATTATCAGGGCATATGTATCTGACGAGGAACAAGAACCTGAAGAAAATGCTAAGGAAGGACCAAATGTCTCCCACTTGGACAGAAGTGCCAAACGAGTCCGAGCAA GCAAAAAGAAGTAAGACTcctggtgaagaagggaagggaagtTTTTGCCGACTTCGCCTCATGTAA
- the LOC116197267 gene encoding B3 domain-containing protein Os06g0194400-like isoform X4, translating into MAGAGSKRNYEELRRQRMEENKKRMEELNLSKLASALAASPKESTSVKESKPRGIRKQSEPSSAPARRSSRVANLPPRSYKEVLELDPSVRVRGHSRRDLSDRIYASDEIRQYAVDRAGQLETRLGATFPSFVKPMLQSHVTGGFWLGLPNKFCKKHLPHRDETVTLVDENGTEHPTKYLAEKNGLSGGWRGFAIDHELVDGDALVFRLIKPTVFKLFVFLSSGDSVCSSQYTIMFVQVYIIRAYVSDEEQEPEENAKEGPNVSHLDRSAKRVRASKKK; encoded by the exons atGGCGGGGGCGGGATCGAAGCGGAACTACGAGGAACTCCGGCGGCAGAGGATGGAGGAGAACAAGAAGCGGATGGAGGAGCTCAACCTCTCCAAGCTCGCCTCTGCTCTTGCCGCAAGCCCCAAGGAGTCAACTTCG GTGAAAGAGAGCAAGCCACGCGGAATCCGCAAGCAATCGGAGCCGTCCTCTGCACCTGCAAGGAGGTCGAGCCGCGTAGCTAACTTGCCCCCTCGAAGTTACAAGGAA GTCCTTGAACTCGACCCTTCAGTGAGAGTGAG GGGCCACTCGAGGAGGGATTTGTCGGATAGAATATATGCTTCTGATGAGATCAGGCAGTATGCCGTTGACAGAGCAGGTCAACTTGAAACCCGGTTAGGAGCCACATTCCCAAGTTTTGTGAAGCCTATGCTTCAATCTCACGTGACCGGAGGATTTTGGCTG GGTCTTCCAAATAAATTCTGCAAGAAACATCTTCCCCATCGTGATGAAACAGTAACTTTAGTAGACGAGAATGGAACAGAGCATCCAACAAAGTACCTCGCAGAGAAAAATGGCCTCAGTGGTGGGTGGAGAGGATTCGCCATCGACCATGAACTGGTTGATGGAGATGCTTTGGTGTTTCGGCTAATCAAGCCTACAGTGTTCAAG CTGTTCGTGTTTCTGTCCAGTGGGGATTCTGTGTGTTCATCACAGTATACAAT TATGTTTGTTCAGGTATACATTATCAGGGCATATGTATCTGACGAGGAACAAGAACCTGAAGAAAATGCTAAGGAAGGACCAAATGTCTCCCACTTGGACAGAAGTGCCAAACGAGTCCGAGCAA GCAAAAAGAAGTAA
- the LOC116197267 gene encoding B3 domain-containing protein Os06g0194400-like isoform X1, with protein MAGAGSKRNYEELRRQRMEENKKRMEELNLSKLASALAASPKESTSVKESKPRGIRKQSEPSSAPARRSSRVANLPPRSYKEVLELDPSVRVRGHSRRDLSDRIYASDEIRQYAVDRAGQLETRLGATFPSFVKPMLQSHVTGGFWLGLPNKFCKKHLPHRDETVTLVDENGTEHPTKYLAEKNGLSGGWRGFAIDHELVDGDALVFRLIKPTVFKILHIFVGSETIATYVLIFSYIQSYWHERLLLLCSNKTTYFTLLAVRVSVQWGFCVFITVYNVYIIRAYVSDEEQEPEENAKEGPNVSHLDRSAKRVRASKKK; from the exons atGGCGGGGGCGGGATCGAAGCGGAACTACGAGGAACTCCGGCGGCAGAGGATGGAGGAGAACAAGAAGCGGATGGAGGAGCTCAACCTCTCCAAGCTCGCCTCTGCTCTTGCCGCAAGCCCCAAGGAGTCAACTTCG GTGAAAGAGAGCAAGCCACGCGGAATCCGCAAGCAATCGGAGCCGTCCTCTGCACCTGCAAGGAGGTCGAGCCGCGTAGCTAACTTGCCCCCTCGAAGTTACAAGGAA GTCCTTGAACTCGACCCTTCAGTGAGAGTGAG GGGCCACTCGAGGAGGGATTTGTCGGATAGAATATATGCTTCTGATGAGATCAGGCAGTATGCCGTTGACAGAGCAGGTCAACTTGAAACCCGGTTAGGAGCCACATTCCCAAGTTTTGTGAAGCCTATGCTTCAATCTCACGTGACCGGAGGATTTTGGCTG GGTCTTCCAAATAAATTCTGCAAGAAACATCTTCCCCATCGTGATGAAACAGTAACTTTAGTAGACGAGAATGGAACAGAGCATCCAACAAAGTACCTCGCAGAGAAAAATGGCCTCAGTGGTGGGTGGAGAGGATTCGCCATCGACCATGAACTGGTTGATGGAGATGCTTTGGTGTTTCGGCTAATCAAGCCTACAGTGTTCAAG ATTCTCCACATTTTTGTGGGAAGTGAAACAATAGCAACATATGTTCTGATCTTCAGTTATATCCAATCATACTGGCATGAGAGACTGCTTCTGCTATGCtcaaacaaaacaacatattTCACTTTGCTAGCTGTTCGTGTTTCTGTCCAGTGGGGATTCTGTGTGTTCATCACAGTATACAAT GTATACATTATCAGGGCATATGTATCTGACGAGGAACAAGAACCTGAAGAAAATGCTAAGGAAGGACCAAATGTCTCCCACTTGGACAGAAGTGCCAAACGAGTCCGAGCAA GCAAAAAGAAGTAA
- the LOC116197267 gene encoding B3 domain-containing protein Os06g0194400-like isoform X5 has translation MAGAGSKRNYEELRRQRMEENKKRMEELNLSKLASALAASPKESTSVKESKPRGIRKQSEPSSAPARRSSRVANLPPRSYKEVLELDPSVRVRGHSRRDLSDRIYASDEIRQYAVDRAGQLETRLGATFPSFVKPMLQSHVTGGFWLGLPNKFCKKHLPHRDETVTLVDENGTEHPTKYLAEKNGLSGGWRGFAIDHELVDGDALVFRLIKPTVFKVYIIRAYVSDEEQEPEENAKEGPNVSHLDRSAKRVRASKKK, from the exons atGGCGGGGGCGGGATCGAAGCGGAACTACGAGGAACTCCGGCGGCAGAGGATGGAGGAGAACAAGAAGCGGATGGAGGAGCTCAACCTCTCCAAGCTCGCCTCTGCTCTTGCCGCAAGCCCCAAGGAGTCAACTTCG GTGAAAGAGAGCAAGCCACGCGGAATCCGCAAGCAATCGGAGCCGTCCTCTGCACCTGCAAGGAGGTCGAGCCGCGTAGCTAACTTGCCCCCTCGAAGTTACAAGGAA GTCCTTGAACTCGACCCTTCAGTGAGAGTGAG GGGCCACTCGAGGAGGGATTTGTCGGATAGAATATATGCTTCTGATGAGATCAGGCAGTATGCCGTTGACAGAGCAGGTCAACTTGAAACCCGGTTAGGAGCCACATTCCCAAGTTTTGTGAAGCCTATGCTTCAATCTCACGTGACCGGAGGATTTTGGCTG GGTCTTCCAAATAAATTCTGCAAGAAACATCTTCCCCATCGTGATGAAACAGTAACTTTAGTAGACGAGAATGGAACAGAGCATCCAACAAAGTACCTCGCAGAGAAAAATGGCCTCAGTGGTGGGTGGAGAGGATTCGCCATCGACCATGAACTGGTTGATGGAGATGCTTTGGTGTTTCGGCTAATCAAGCCTACAGTGTTCAAG GTATACATTATCAGGGCATATGTATCTGACGAGGAACAAGAACCTGAAGAAAATGCTAAGGAAGGACCAAATGTCTCCCACTTGGACAGAAGTGCCAAACGAGTCCGAGCAA GCAAAAAGAAGTAA
- the LOC116197267 gene encoding B3 domain-containing protein Os06g0194400-like isoform X3, translated as MAGAGSKRNYEELRRQRMEENKKRMEELNLSKLASALAASPKESTSVKESKPRGIRKQSEPSSAPARRSSRVANLPPRSYKEVLELDPSVRVRGHSRRDLSDRIYASDEIRQYAVDRAGQLETRLGATFPSFVKPMLQSHVTGGFWLGLPNKFCKKHLPHRDETVTLVDENGTEHPTKYLAEKNGLSGGWRGFAIDHELVDGDALVFRLIKPTVFKILHIFVGSETIATYVLIFSYIQSYWHERLLLLCSNKTTYFTLLAVRVSVQWGFCVFITVYNYVCSGIHYQGICI; from the exons atGGCGGGGGCGGGATCGAAGCGGAACTACGAGGAACTCCGGCGGCAGAGGATGGAGGAGAACAAGAAGCGGATGGAGGAGCTCAACCTCTCCAAGCTCGCCTCTGCTCTTGCCGCAAGCCCCAAGGAGTCAACTTCG GTGAAAGAGAGCAAGCCACGCGGAATCCGCAAGCAATCGGAGCCGTCCTCTGCACCTGCAAGGAGGTCGAGCCGCGTAGCTAACTTGCCCCCTCGAAGTTACAAGGAA GTCCTTGAACTCGACCCTTCAGTGAGAGTGAG GGGCCACTCGAGGAGGGATTTGTCGGATAGAATATATGCTTCTGATGAGATCAGGCAGTATGCCGTTGACAGAGCAGGTCAACTTGAAACCCGGTTAGGAGCCACATTCCCAAGTTTTGTGAAGCCTATGCTTCAATCTCACGTGACCGGAGGATTTTGGCTG GGTCTTCCAAATAAATTCTGCAAGAAACATCTTCCCCATCGTGATGAAACAGTAACTTTAGTAGACGAGAATGGAACAGAGCATCCAACAAAGTACCTCGCAGAGAAAAATGGCCTCAGTGGTGGGTGGAGAGGATTCGCCATCGACCATGAACTGGTTGATGGAGATGCTTTGGTGTTTCGGCTAATCAAGCCTACAGTGTTCAAG ATTCTCCACATTTTTGTGGGAAGTGAAACAATAGCAACATATGTTCTGATCTTCAGTTATATCCAATCATACTGGCATGAGAGACTGCTTCTGCTATGCtcaaacaaaacaacatattTCACTTTGCTAGCTGTTCGTGTTTCTGTCCAGTGGGGATTCTGTGTGTTCATCACAGTATACAAT TATGTTTGTTCAGGTATACATTATCAGGGCATATGTATCTGA